The sequence GCCACGACGTGATCGCGCGGCAGGTAGACCTCGACTTTGCGCTCGGCCGCGGTCTTCAAGATGCGGTTGGCGACCTCGAGCTTGTCGGCCTCGACGCGGCTCTTGCCCACGTCCACGCCCATGGCCTTCAAGAACGTGTACGCCATCGCGCCGCCGATGAGGAACGCGTCGACCTTCGTCGTCAGGTTCTCGAGCACCTTGATCTTGTCCGAGACCTTGGCGCCGCCGAGCACCGCCACGAACGGACGCTTGGGGCTCTCGAGCAATTGGCCCAGGTACTCGATCTCCTTCTTCATCAACAGGCCGGCGCCCTTGGTGTTGACGAACTTCACCATGCCTGCCGTCGACGCGTGCGCGCGGTGCGCCGTGCCGAACGCGTCATTGATGTAGACGTCGCAGTTGGCGGCCAGCTCGCGCGCGAACTCGGGGTCGTTCGCCTCTTCTTCTTTGTGGAAGCGGAGGTTCTCGAGCATGAGCACGTCGCCGTCCTTCATGTCGGAGACGCGCTTCTTCACGCCGTCGCCGATGCAGTCGTCGGCGAGGGTGACGTCCTTCTTGAGCAGCTCCGCGAGCCGCTGCGCCGCCGGCTCGAGCGTGAACTTCGGATCGACGCCCTTCGGCCGGCCGAGGTGCGAGCCAAGGATGAGCTTGGCCTTCTTGCCCAGCGCCGCCTGGATGGTCGGCAACGCCGCGCGGATGCGGGTGTCGTCGGTGATCTTGCCGGCGTCATCGAGCGGGACGTTGAAGTCCACGCGCATGAAGACGCGCTTGCCCGCCAAATCCAGCTGGTCCACGTACTTGATCATGGGAAGCCTCGCGGCCGCCTGATTAGCTTGGGCGCGCGCGGCCAGCCACGGAAATCTTGGGGATCGCCGTTACGTGAACTTCTGGCGCACCGCCTTGTCGCGCGTGCGCTCCAGCACCTTGCGGCAGTCGCGGCACACATACTCCACGATGGTGGGCGTGCCCCACGAGCCGAAGACCAGCCCGAAGATGCCCCAGGCGTCGTACTGGCACTCGCCGCGGACGCGCGCGTGGTTCTTGTCGTGACCACACGGACAGCGCTCCATCAAGACCTGCGTCAGCTCGCCAGGGAGGAACTTCCGCGCTGCCGCCATTCGAGTGCCCTCGTGCGTGGGCACTGTCTAACCGCCTGGGTGCACTCCCGCACGGCGGCCGCCAACCACCGCGAGGGGTGATCGGCGGCCACTGGAAGAGCCGGGCTACGCCTTGTTGGCCGCGCCGGTGCTGATGGCGATCTTCTTCGCCTGCACTTCGGGCTTCTTGGGGAGCGCGATGGTGAGCACCCCTTCTTTCAGCTCGGCGCGGGCGTGCTCGCCGTCGACGCCTTCGGGCAACGCGAAGCTGCGCGCGAACGAGCCGAAGCTGCGTTCGTAGGAGTAGGTCGTCTCGCCCTTCTCTTCCTTCTCCTGGTCGCGCTTGCCCTTGACCACCAGCTGGTTGCCCTGGTGGCTGATCTCGATGTCGCCCTCCTTCACGCCGGGCATGTCGGCCTTGAAGATG is a genomic window of Deltaproteobacteria bacterium containing:
- a CDS encoding phosphoglycerate kinase: MIKYVDQLDLAGKRVFMRVDFNVPLDDAGKITDDTRIRAALPTIQAALGKKAKLILGSHLGRPKGVDPKFTLEPAAQRLAELLKKDVTLADDCIGDGVKKRVSDMKDGDVLMLENLRFHKEEEANDPEFARELAANCDVYINDAFGTAHRAHASTAGMVKFVNTKGAGLLMKKEIEYLGQLLESPKRPFVAVLGGAKVSDKIKVLENLTTKVDAFLIGGAMAYTFLKAMGVDVGKSRVEADKLEVANRILKTAAERKVEVYLPRDHVVAKEPKADAERKTIDTQPIPADWMGLDIGPRTIELYRQTIRNAKSVLWNGPMGFFELEPFAAGTRAVAQAMADNKDAITVVGGGDSAAAVEQMGFASKMKHVSTGGGASLEFIEGIKLPGIAALEQ
- a CDS encoding Hsp20 family protein, whose amino-acid sequence is MANITPRPSSFPTFFNENDPFRIMREMMRWEPLVGAPELRAAAFAPAFDIKETKDSFIFKADMPGVKEGDIEISHQGNQLVVKGKRDQEKEEKGETTYSYERSFGSFARSFALPEGVDGEHARAELKEGVLTIALPKKPEVQAKKIAISTGAANKA